A single genomic interval of Hydractinia symbiolongicarpus strain clone_291-10 chromosome 8, HSymV2.1, whole genome shotgun sequence harbors:
- the LOC130655911 gene encoding nuclease EXOG, mitochondrial-like: MASSKRWKNYKQIGIKTKKTYPFILGLAVGAGLTELLENVYLEVKSRLLNQTKSSSLSTTQIIEENYGLPKAIQNLHYSYYALGYDNAKKVPSWVAEYLTKAQLQGPAERYNCNFKHDLKIPAKFRSSNEDYLGSGFARGHMVPAGDIKSDQGGMSETFYLSNIVPQDYGNNGGFWYRMEVYCRTLAKRYDGVYVISGPLFKPEKDDSGKKFLKFQVIGENNVAVPTHLYKVILIEKNHKPKAIGSFIVPNATISDQKTLQDFQVSLEEIEKLTGYEIFPKLDNNRVKDLCAVDDCKLIKKELLDLYNMTRWLQKAKSNQELDKIWKVIKNKGIQVDQQFLDEYWKKKNQFKQDEGNG; encoded by the exons ATGGCGTCTTCAAAACGATGGAAAAACTATAAACAAATaggaataaaaacaaagaaaacctACCCATTTATACTTGGACTTGCAGTTGGTGCAGGTTTAACAGAATTATTAGAAAACGTGTATCTGGAAGTTAAGTCAAG GTTGCTAAACCAAACAAAATCATCTTCATTGTCCACTACACAAATAATTGAGGAGAACTATGGCTTGCCCAAAGCTATTCAGAATCTGCATTATAGTTATTATGCCTTGGGGTATGACAACGCTAAAAAAGTTCCTTCATGGGTAGCTGAGTATCTCACTAAAGCACAACTGCAAGGACCAGCAGAACGATACAACTGTAATTTTAAGCATGATTTAAAAATCCCAGCAAAATTTCGATCCAGCAATGAAGATTACCTGGGTAGTGGTTTTGCACGTGGTCACATGGTACCAGCAG GGGATATTAAAAGTGACCAGGGTGGCATGTCAGAGACTTTTTATCTTTCCAATATTGTTCCACAAGATTATGGAAACAATGGTGGATTCTGGTATCGAATGGAGGTATATTGCAGAACACTTGCTAAAAGATATGATGGCGTGTATGTTATCTCTGGTCCGTTATTTAAACCGGAAAAAGATGATAGCgggaaaaagtttttaaaatttcag GTCATAGGTGAAAACAACGTAGCCGTACCCACACATCTCTATAAAGTGATATTAATCGAAAAAAATCACAAACCCAAAGCGATTGGATCGTTTATAGTCCCAAACGCAACAATAAGTGACCAAAAAACATTACAAGACTTTCAAGTATCTTTAGAAGAAATCGAGAAACTTACAGGTTATGAAATTTTTCCCAAATTGGATAATAATCGAGTCAAAGACTTGTGTGCTGTAGACGACTgcaaattaattaaaaaggaATTACTTGACTTGTATAATATGACAAGATGGCTACAAAAAGCAAAGTCAAACCAAGAACTCGATAAGATTTGgaaagttattaaaaacaaaGGTATTCAAGTTGATCAGCAATTTTTAGATGAatattggaaaaagaaaaatcagttcaagcaAGATGAAGGTAATGGTTAG
- the LOC130655912 gene encoding receptor-binding cancer antigen expressed on SiSo cells-like → MKTLFLNCKFIFSLWKYFATIFGKLLCFIKKRKLSTQEQLYQSNVPLSIQVHGDKVTEEIKLVDWNTWGDDKPPEEGEEVKEIPAEELFRDMEPVINKAKMVRVTKKIKAPQRPSTSPFEFESKPSGRHHSSSMDFNPQYQVESELGTWEDEPSGWDDEIDETEINEQTQNMIKKNKMLEREKRAEEQKRKKLEKEQLRAQRRHESHIGVKIS, encoded by the exons ATGAAGACGCTATTCCTAAATTGTAAATTCATCTTTTCTCTTTGGAAATATTTTGCAACTATATTTGGAAAGCtactttgttttatcaagaagaGAAAGTTGTCAACACAAGAGCAACTGTATCAAAGTAATGTGCCTCTTTCAATCCAAGTTCATGGCGATAAG GTAACAGAAGAGATCAAACTGGTTGATTGGAATACATGGGGCGATGACAAGCCTCCCGAAGAAGGTGAAGAGGTTAAAGAAATTCCTGCAGAAGAACTTTTTAGAGACATGGAACCTGTCATCAATAAAGCAAAAATG GTTCGTGTGACGAAGAAGATAAAAGCTCCACAAAGACCTTCAACTTCACCTTTTGAGTTTGAATCAAAACCTTCAGGACGTCATCACAGTAGCAGCATGGATTTCAATCCACAATATCAAGTTGAA tCCGAACTAGGCACATGGGAAGACGAGCCAAGTGGGTGGGACGATGAAATTGATGAAACAgaaataaatgaacaaactCAAAATatgataaagaaaaataaaatgttagaaAGAGAAAAACGAGCCgaggaacaaaaaagaaaaaaactagaaAAAGAACAACTTCGAGCACAACGCAGACATGAGAGTCACATTGGTGTGAAAATTAGCTGA